One segment of Desmodus rotundus isolate HL8 chromosome 6, HLdesRot8A.1, whole genome shotgun sequence DNA contains the following:
- the EPHB6 gene encoding ephrin type-B receptor 6, protein MAAEGAAQSGSGVAGMVCGVWVLVLVSSVLALEEVLLDTTGETSEIGWLTYPPGGWDEVSVLDDQRRLTRTFEACHVAGAPPGTGQDNWLQTHFVERRGAQRAHIRLHFSVRACSSLGVAGGACRETFTLYYRQAEEPDGPDSGSAWHLKRWTKVDTIAADESFPAASAWAVGPRGPGPRAGLQLNVKERSFGPLTQRGFYVAFQDTGACLALVAIQLFYHACPSVLRAFASFPETQASGAGGASLVAAVGTCVAHAEPEEDGGGAQVGSSLPRLHCNGEGKWMVAVGGCRCQPGYQPARGDKACQACPEGSYKALAGNALCSPCPARSHASNPAAPVCPCLVGFFRASSDPPEAPCTGPPSAPRELWFEVQGSALMLHWRLPRELGGRGDLLFNVVCKECGDRQEPGRRSSCHRCGDEVHFDPRQRGLTESRVLVGGLRAHVPYILEVQAVNGVSDLSPDPPRAAAINVSTSHAVPSAVPAMHQVSRASDSITVSWPQPDQTNGNILDYQLRYYDQAEDESHSFTLTSETNTATVTQLSPGHIYGFQVRARTAAGHGPYGGKVYFQTLPQGELSTQLPERLSLVIGSILGALAFLLLAAITVLAVVFQRKRRGTGYTEQLQQYSSPGLGVKYYIDPSTYEDPCQAIREFAREVDPTYIKIEEVIGAGSFGEVRRGRLQPRGRREQAVAIQALWNGGTESLQMTFLGQAAVLGQFQHPNILRLEGVVTKSRPLMVLTELMELGPLDSFLRQREGQFSSLQLVAMQRGVAAAMQYLSSFAFVHRALSAHSVLVNSHLVCKVARLGHSPQGPSRMLRWAAPEVIAHGKHTTFSDIWSFGIVMWEVMSYGERPYWDMSDQEVLHAVEQEFRLPPPPGCPPGLHLLMLDTWQKDRTQRPHFDQLVAAFDKMIRKPETLQAGGSPEDRPSQALLNPVALDFPSLDSPQAWLSAIGLECYQDSFSRCGLCTFSDVAQLSLEDLPALGVTLAGHQKKLLHHVRLLQHHLRQPGAVEV, encoded by the exons ATGGCTGCTGAGGGTGCTGCCCAGTCAGGGAGCGGAGTGGCGGGCATGGTGTGCGGTGTCTGGGTCCTGGTCCTGGTGTCCTCCGTTCTGGCTCTGGAAG AGGTACTGCTGGACACCACTGGAGAGACATCTGAGATAGGCTGGCTCACCTACCCACCAGGTGGG TGGGACGAAGTGAGCGTTCTGGATGACCAGCGACGCCTGACGCGGACCTTCGAGGCCTGCCACGTGGCAGGGGCCCCGCCGGGCACCGGTCAGGACAACTGGCTGCAGACACACTTTGTGGAGCGTCGTGGCGCCCAGAGGGCACACATCCGACTGCACTTCTCCGTTCGGGCCTGCTCCAGCCTGGGTGTGGCGGGGGGCGCCTGCCGGGAGACCTTCACGCTTTACTACCGCCAGGCGGAGGAGCCCGACGGCCCCGACAGTGGTTCGGCCTGGCACCTCAAACGCTGGACCAAGGTGGACACGATTGCCGCAGACGAGAGCTTTCCTGCTGCCTCCGCCTGGGCGGTGGGGCCCcgggggcctgggcccagggctgggctgcagctGAACGTCAAAGAGCGGAGCTTCGGCCCCCTGACCCAGCGCGGCTTCTATGTGGCCTTCCAGGACACTGGGGCCTGCCTGGCCCTCGTGGCCATCCAGCTCTTCTACCATGCCTGCCCCTCTGTGCTCCGTGCCTTCGCCTCCTTCCCTGAGACTCAGGCCAGTGGGGCCGGGGGGGCCTCCCTGGTGGCAGCCGTGGGCACCTGTGTGGCTCATGCAGAGCCagaggaggatggaggtggggccCAGGTGGGGAGCAGCCTCCCCAGGCTGCATTGCAACGGGGAAGGCAAGTGGATGGTCGCCGTCGGCGGCTGCCGCTGCCAGCCTGGGTACCAGCCTGCACGTGGAGACAAGGCCTGCCAAG CCTGCCCTGAGGGGTCCTACAAGGCCTTGGCTGGGAACGCCCTCTGCTCACCGTGCCCTGCCCGCAGCCACGCCTCCAACCCTGCAGCCCCTGTTTGCCCCTGCCTTGTGGGCTTCTTTCGGGCCAGTTCTGACCCTCCAGAGGCTCCCTGCACTG GCCCTCCTTCGGCTCCCCGGGAGCTTTGGTTCGAGGTGCAAGGCTCGGCGCTCATGCTGCACTGGCGCCTGCCCCGGGAGCTCGGCGGGCGCGGGGACCTGCTCTTCAATGTCGTGTGCAAGGAGTGCGGAGACCGCCAGGAGCCCGGCAGACGGAGTTCTTGTCACCGCTGTGGGGATGAGGTGCACTTCGACCCCCGCCAGAGGGGCCTGACTGAGAGCCGGGTGTTAGTCGGGGGGCTCCGGGCACATGTACCCTACATCTTGGAGGTGCAGGCCGTCAACGGGGTGTCAGACCTCAGCCCTGACCCTCCCCGGGCTGCAGCCATTAATGTCAGCACCAGCCACGCAG TTCCCTCTGCAGTCCCAGCGATGCACCAGGTGAGCCGCGCATCCGACAGCATCACAGTGTCCTGGCCCCAGCCAGACCAGACCAATGGGAACATCCTGGACTACCAGCTGCGCTACTATGAccag GCAGAAGATGAATCCCACTCCTTCACCCTGACCAGCGAGACCAACACGGCAACTGTGACACAGCTGAGCCCTGGCCACATCTATGGCTTCCAGGTTCGGGCACGGACTGCCGCGGGCCACGGCCCGTATGGGGGCAAGGTCTATTTCCAGACGCTGCCTCAAG GTGAGCTGTCCACCCAGCTTCCGGAGAGACTGTCCCTGGTGATTGGGTCCATCCTGGGGGCTTTGGCCTTCCTCCTGCTGGCGGCCATCACTGTGCTGGCTGTGGTCTTCCAGAG GAAGCGGCGTGGGACAGGCTACACAGAGCAACTGCAGCAGTACAGCAGCCCAG GGCTGGGGGTGAAGTATTACATCGACCCATCCACATACGAGGACCCCTGCCAAGCCATCCGAGAATTCGCTCGGGAGGTGGATCCCACCTACATCAAGATCGAGGAGGTCATTGGGGCAG GCTCCTTCGGAGAAGTCCGCCGGGGCCGGCTGCAGCCCAGGGGCCGGCGGGAGCAGGCTGTGGCCATCCAGGCCCTGTGGAACGGAGGCACCGAGAGCCTGCAGATGACCTTTCTCGGCCAGGCCGCAGTGCTCGGCCAGTTCCAGCACCCCAACATCCTTCGGCTGGAGGGTGTGGTCACCAAAAGCCGGCCCCTCATGGTGTTGACTGAGCTCATGGAGCTGGGCCCCCTGGACAGCTTCCTCAGG caGCGGGAGGGCCAGTTCAGCAGCCTGCAGCTTGTGGCCATGCAGCGGGGAGTGGCCGCCGCCATGCAGTACCTGTCCAGTTTTGCCTTCGTCCACCGAGCGCTGTCAGCCCACAGTGTGCTGGTGAATAGCCACCTGGTGTGCAAAGTGGCCCGTCTTGGTCACAGCCCTCAG GGCCCAAGTCGGATGCTTCGCTGGGCAGCCCCAGAGGTCATTGCACATGGAAAACATACGACGTTCAGTGACATCTGGAGCTTTGGGATAGTGATGTGGGAAGTGATGAGTTATGGAGAACGGCCCTACTGGGACATGAGTGACCAGGAG GTACTACATGCAGTAGAGCAGGAGTTCCggctgcccccacctccaggctgTCCTCCTGGACTACATCTGCTTATGCTGGACACTTGGCAGAAAGACCGTACCCAGCGTCCCCACTTTGACCAGCTGGTGGCTGCATTTGACAAGATGATTCGCAAGCCAGAGACTCTGCAAGCTGGTGGGAGCCCCGAGGACAG ACCATCCCAGGCCCTTCTGAACCCTGTGGCCCTGGACTTTCCTTCTCTGGACTCACCTCAGGCCTGGCTTTCGGCCATTGGACTGGAGTGCTACCAGGACAGCTTCTCCAGGTGTGGCCTCTGCACCTTCAGTGATGTGGCTCAGCTCAGCCTGGA AGACCTGCCTGCCCTGGGTGTCACCCTGGCTGGCCACCAGAAGAAACTGCTACACCATGTCCGGCTCCTTCAGCACCACCTGAGGCAGCCAGGCGCAGTGGAGGTCTAA
- the TRPV6 gene encoding transient receptor potential cation channel subfamily V member 6 isoform X1 yields the protein MGPLQGEGRLAFGETDAAPRLSPVGVWSPPQPHKEPAVHDMGLPLPKKTGPILCLWRKFCRWFQRQESWAQSRDEQNLLQQKRILGCPLLLAAKENDVQALNKLLKYQACEVHQRGALGETALHIAALYDNLEAATLLMEAAPDLVSEPMTSELYEGQTALHVAILNQNVNLVRALLTHGASVSARATGSAFRRSPHNHIYFGEHPLSFAACVGSEEIVRLLIEHGANIRAQDALGNTVLHILVFQPNKTSACQMYNLLLSYDGCGGRLQPLDLVPNHQGLTPFKLAGVEGNTVMFHHLMQKWKHSQGTFGLTTYTLYDLTEIDSSGDEPSLLELIVTTKKREARQILDQTPVKELVSLKWKRYGRPYFCLLGALYVLYIICFTMCCVYRPLKPRTDNRTQPRDNTLLQQKLLQEAYTTRQDAIRLVGELVTVIGAVIILIVEIPDIFRVGFTRFFGHTILGGPFHVLIITYACMVLVTMVMRLTNTSGEVVPMSFALVLGWCNVMYFARGFQMLGPFTIMIQKMIFGDLMRFCWLMAVVILGFTSAFYIIFQTENPDELGHFYNYPMALFSTFEMFLTIIDGPANYDVDLPFMYSITYAAFAIIATLLMLNLLIAMMGDTHWRVAHERDELWRAQVVATTVMLERKLPRCLWPRSGIFGGDYGLGDRWFLRVEDRQDLNQQRARRYARAFHNQGSYNLDKESEKLQSRRPSGPILSLPTPSVSRSTSQSSTNWEKLRQGALKTELRGVVNRGLEEESWEYQI from the exons ATGGGGCCTCTCCAGGGGGAGGGTAGGCTGGCCTTTGGGGAGACGGATGCGGCCCCAAGGCTGAGTCCAGTCGGGGTCTGGTCTCCACCTCAGCCCCACAAGGAGCCGGCCGTACACGACATGGGGCTGCCACTGCCCAAGAAGACGGGGCCCATTCTCTGCCTGTGGAGAAAGTTCTGTAGATGGTTCCAGAGACAGGAGTCCTGGGCTCAGAGCCGAGATGAGCAGAACCTGCTGCAGCAGAAGAG GATCTTGGGGTGTCCTCTCCTTCTAGCTGCCAAAGAGAATGATGTCCAGGCTCTCAACAAGCTGCTCAAGTATCAGGCCTGTGAGGTGCACCAAAGAG GAGCCCTGGGGGAGACAGCGCTGCACATAGCGGCCCTCTATGACAACCTGGAGGCGGCCACGCTGCTGATGGAAGCTGCCCCGGACCTGGTCTCTGAGCCCATGACCTCTGAGCTCTATGAGG GCCAGACTGCACTGCACGTGGCCATCCTCAACCAGAATGTGAACTTGGTGCGAGCCCTGCTCACCCACGGGGCCAGCGTCTCTGCCAGAGCTACAGGCTCAGCTTTCCGCCGCAGCCCCCACAACCACATCTACTTTG gggaGCACCCTCTGTCCTTCGCTGCCTGCGTGGGCAGTGAGGAGATCGTGCGTCTGCTCATCGAACACGGAGCCAACATCCGGGCCCAGGATGCCCTGG GAAACACAGTGTTGCACATCCTCGTCTTCCAGCCCAACAAGACCTCCGCCTGCCAGATGTACAACCTGCTGCTGTCCTACGACGGGTGCGGAGGCCGCCTGCAGCCCCTGGACCTCGTGCCCAACCACCAGGGCCTCACCCCCTTCAAGCTAGCGGGAGTGGAGGGCAACACTGTG ATGTTCCACCACCTGATGCAGAAGTGGAAGCACAGCCAGGGGACATTTGGGTTGACGACCTACACCCTCTATGACCTCACGGAGATTGATTCCTCCGGAGATGAGCCATCGCTGCTGGAACTTATTGTCACCACCAAGAAGCGGGAG GCTCGCCAGATCCTGGACCAAACGCCGGTGAAGGAGCTGGTGAGCCTCAAGTGGAAGAGATACGGGCGGCCCTACTTCTGCCTGCTGGGTGCCTTGTACGTGCTCTACATCATCTGCTTCACCATGTGCTGCGTCTACCGCCCCCTGAAGCCCAGGACCGACAACCGCACCCAGCCCCGGGACAACACCCTCCTGCAGCAAAAACTACTTCAG GAAGCCTACACGACCCGCCAGGACGCCATCCGACTGGTGGGGGAACTGGTGACTGTCATCGGGGCCGTGATCATCTTGATCGTGGAG ATTCCAGACATCTTCAGGGTGGGGTTCACGCGCTTCTTCGGACACACCATCCTCGGGGGGCCATTCCATGTCCTCAT CATCACCTATGCGTGCATGGTGCTGGTCACCATGGTGATGAGGCTCACCAACACCAGCGGGGAGGTGGTGCCCATGTCCTTCGCCCTGGTGCTGGGCTGGTGCAACGTCATGTACTTCGCCCGAGGATTCCAGATGCTGGGCCCCTTCACCATCATGATCCAGAAG ATGATTTTTGGTGACTTGATGCGATTCTGCTGGCTGATGGCTGTGGTCATCCTGGGCTTTACCTCAG CCTTCTATATCATCTTCCAGACAGAGAACCCCGACGAGCTGGGCCACTTCTACAATTACCCCATGGCACTGTTCAGCACCTTTGAGATGTTCCTCACCATCATCGACGGCCCTGCCAACTACGACGTGGACCTGCCCTTCATGTACAGCATCACCTATGCTGCCTTTGCCATCATCGCCACCCTGCTCATGCTCAACCTCCTCATCGCCATGATGGGCGACACTCACTGGCGGGTGGCTCATGAGCGGGATGAGCTCTGGAGGGCTCAG GTTGTGGCCACCACGGTGATGCTGGAGCGGAAGTTGCCTCGCTGCCTGTGGCCTCGCTCTGGGATCTTTGGGGGAGATTACGGGCTGGGGGACCGCTGGTTCCTGAG GGTGGAAGACAGGCAGGACCTCAACCAGCAGCGAGCCCGGCGCTATGCACGGGCCTTCCACAACCAGGGCTCCTACAACTTGGACAAGGAATCAGAAAAACTGCAGTCGCGCCGCCCCTCTGGCCCcatcctgtccctccccaccccctcagtgtCTCGGAGCACCTCCCAGAGCAGCACCAACTGGGAGAAACTTCGGCAAGGGGCCCTGAAGACAGAATTGAGGGGCGTGGTCAACAGGGGTCTGGAAGAGGAGAGCTGGGAATATCAGATCTGA
- the TRPV6 gene encoding transient receptor potential cation channel subfamily V member 6 isoform X2, translating into MQSPGLELSSFLMFSLLNIYRAGSALLGLQEQEQGTFPALREPRLSWAKYTSVPRLGDAWILGCPLLLAAKENDVQALNKLLKYQACEVHQRGALGETALHIAALYDNLEAATLLMEAAPDLVSEPMTSELYEGQTALHVAILNQNVNLVRALLTHGASVSARATGSAFRRSPHNHIYFGEHPLSFAACVGSEEIVRLLIEHGANIRAQDALGNTVLHILVFQPNKTSACQMYNLLLSYDGCGGRLQPLDLVPNHQGLTPFKLAGVEGNTVMFHHLMQKWKHSQGTFGLTTYTLYDLTEIDSSGDEPSLLELIVTTKKREARQILDQTPVKELVSLKWKRYGRPYFCLLGALYVLYIICFTMCCVYRPLKPRTDNRTQPRDNTLLQQKLLQEAYTTRQDAIRLVGELVTVIGAVIILIVEIPDIFRVGFTRFFGHTILGGPFHVLIITYACMVLVTMVMRLTNTSGEVVPMSFALVLGWCNVMYFARGFQMLGPFTIMIQKMIFGDLMRFCWLMAVVILGFTSAFYIIFQTENPDELGHFYNYPMALFSTFEMFLTIIDGPANYDVDLPFMYSITYAAFAIIATLLMLNLLIAMMGDTHWRVAHERDELWRAQVVATTVMLERKLPRCLWPRSGIFGGDYGLGDRWFLRVEDRQDLNQQRARRYARAFHNQGSYNLDKESEKLQSRRPSGPILSLPTPSVSRSTSQSSTNWEKLRQGALKTELRGVVNRGLEEESWEYQI; encoded by the exons ATGCAGTCACCAG GCCTTGAGCTGTCTTCTTTCCTGATGTTCAGCCTGCTGAACATTTATCGAGCAGGAAGTGCTCTGCTAGGTTTGCAGGAACAAGAACAGGGCACCTTCCCTGCTCTCCGGGAGCCCAGGCTCTCATGGGCGAAATACACCAGTGTGCCTCGACTTGGTGATGCTTG GATCTTGGGGTGTCCTCTCCTTCTAGCTGCCAAAGAGAATGATGTCCAGGCTCTCAACAAGCTGCTCAAGTATCAGGCCTGTGAGGTGCACCAAAGAG GAGCCCTGGGGGAGACAGCGCTGCACATAGCGGCCCTCTATGACAACCTGGAGGCGGCCACGCTGCTGATGGAAGCTGCCCCGGACCTGGTCTCTGAGCCCATGACCTCTGAGCTCTATGAGG GCCAGACTGCACTGCACGTGGCCATCCTCAACCAGAATGTGAACTTGGTGCGAGCCCTGCTCACCCACGGGGCCAGCGTCTCTGCCAGAGCTACAGGCTCAGCTTTCCGCCGCAGCCCCCACAACCACATCTACTTTG gggaGCACCCTCTGTCCTTCGCTGCCTGCGTGGGCAGTGAGGAGATCGTGCGTCTGCTCATCGAACACGGAGCCAACATCCGGGCCCAGGATGCCCTGG GAAACACAGTGTTGCACATCCTCGTCTTCCAGCCCAACAAGACCTCCGCCTGCCAGATGTACAACCTGCTGCTGTCCTACGACGGGTGCGGAGGCCGCCTGCAGCCCCTGGACCTCGTGCCCAACCACCAGGGCCTCACCCCCTTCAAGCTAGCGGGAGTGGAGGGCAACACTGTG ATGTTCCACCACCTGATGCAGAAGTGGAAGCACAGCCAGGGGACATTTGGGTTGACGACCTACACCCTCTATGACCTCACGGAGATTGATTCCTCCGGAGATGAGCCATCGCTGCTGGAACTTATTGTCACCACCAAGAAGCGGGAG GCTCGCCAGATCCTGGACCAAACGCCGGTGAAGGAGCTGGTGAGCCTCAAGTGGAAGAGATACGGGCGGCCCTACTTCTGCCTGCTGGGTGCCTTGTACGTGCTCTACATCATCTGCTTCACCATGTGCTGCGTCTACCGCCCCCTGAAGCCCAGGACCGACAACCGCACCCAGCCCCGGGACAACACCCTCCTGCAGCAAAAACTACTTCAG GAAGCCTACACGACCCGCCAGGACGCCATCCGACTGGTGGGGGAACTGGTGACTGTCATCGGGGCCGTGATCATCTTGATCGTGGAG ATTCCAGACATCTTCAGGGTGGGGTTCACGCGCTTCTTCGGACACACCATCCTCGGGGGGCCATTCCATGTCCTCAT CATCACCTATGCGTGCATGGTGCTGGTCACCATGGTGATGAGGCTCACCAACACCAGCGGGGAGGTGGTGCCCATGTCCTTCGCCCTGGTGCTGGGCTGGTGCAACGTCATGTACTTCGCCCGAGGATTCCAGATGCTGGGCCCCTTCACCATCATGATCCAGAAG ATGATTTTTGGTGACTTGATGCGATTCTGCTGGCTGATGGCTGTGGTCATCCTGGGCTTTACCTCAG CCTTCTATATCATCTTCCAGACAGAGAACCCCGACGAGCTGGGCCACTTCTACAATTACCCCATGGCACTGTTCAGCACCTTTGAGATGTTCCTCACCATCATCGACGGCCCTGCCAACTACGACGTGGACCTGCCCTTCATGTACAGCATCACCTATGCTGCCTTTGCCATCATCGCCACCCTGCTCATGCTCAACCTCCTCATCGCCATGATGGGCGACACTCACTGGCGGGTGGCTCATGAGCGGGATGAGCTCTGGAGGGCTCAG GTTGTGGCCACCACGGTGATGCTGGAGCGGAAGTTGCCTCGCTGCCTGTGGCCTCGCTCTGGGATCTTTGGGGGAGATTACGGGCTGGGGGACCGCTGGTTCCTGAG GGTGGAAGACAGGCAGGACCTCAACCAGCAGCGAGCCCGGCGCTATGCACGGGCCTTCCACAACCAGGGCTCCTACAACTTGGACAAGGAATCAGAAAAACTGCAGTCGCGCCGCCCCTCTGGCCCcatcctgtccctccccaccccctcagtgtCTCGGAGCACCTCCCAGAGCAGCACCAACTGGGAGAAACTTCGGCAAGGGGCCCTGAAGACAGAATTGAGGGGCGTGGTCAACAGGGGTCTGGAAGAGGAGAGCTGGGAATATCAGATCTGA
- the TRPV6 gene encoding transient receptor potential cation channel subfamily V member 6 isoform X3, protein MGLPLPKKTGPILCLWRKFCRWFQRQESWAQSRDEQNLLQQKRILGCPLLLAAKENDVQALNKLLKYQACEVHQRGALGETALHIAALYDNLEAATLLMEAAPDLVSEPMTSELYEGQTALHVAILNQNVNLVRALLTHGASVSARATGSAFRRSPHNHIYFGEHPLSFAACVGSEEIVRLLIEHGANIRAQDALGNTVLHILVFQPNKTSACQMYNLLLSYDGCGGRLQPLDLVPNHQGLTPFKLAGVEGNTVMFHHLMQKWKHSQGTFGLTTYTLYDLTEIDSSGDEPSLLELIVTTKKREARQILDQTPVKELVSLKWKRYGRPYFCLLGALYVLYIICFTMCCVYRPLKPRTDNRTQPRDNTLLQQKLLQEAYTTRQDAIRLVGELVTVIGAVIILIVEIPDIFRVGFTRFFGHTILGGPFHVLIITYACMVLVTMVMRLTNTSGEVVPMSFALVLGWCNVMYFARGFQMLGPFTIMIQKMIFGDLMRFCWLMAVVILGFTSAFYIIFQTENPDELGHFYNYPMALFSTFEMFLTIIDGPANYDVDLPFMYSITYAAFAIIATLLMLNLLIAMMGDTHWRVAHERDELWRAQVVATTVMLERKLPRCLWPRSGIFGGDYGLGDRWFLRVEDRQDLNQQRARRYARAFHNQGSYNLDKESEKLQSRRPSGPILSLPTPSVSRSTSQSSTNWEKLRQGALKTELRGVVNRGLEEESWEYQI, encoded by the exons ATGGGGCTGCCACTGCCCAAGAAGACGGGGCCCATTCTCTGCCTGTGGAGAAAGTTCTGTAGATGGTTCCAGAGACAGGAGTCCTGGGCTCAGAGCCGAGATGAGCAGAACCTGCTGCAGCAGAAGAG GATCTTGGGGTGTCCTCTCCTTCTAGCTGCCAAAGAGAATGATGTCCAGGCTCTCAACAAGCTGCTCAAGTATCAGGCCTGTGAGGTGCACCAAAGAG GAGCCCTGGGGGAGACAGCGCTGCACATAGCGGCCCTCTATGACAACCTGGAGGCGGCCACGCTGCTGATGGAAGCTGCCCCGGACCTGGTCTCTGAGCCCATGACCTCTGAGCTCTATGAGG GCCAGACTGCACTGCACGTGGCCATCCTCAACCAGAATGTGAACTTGGTGCGAGCCCTGCTCACCCACGGGGCCAGCGTCTCTGCCAGAGCTACAGGCTCAGCTTTCCGCCGCAGCCCCCACAACCACATCTACTTTG gggaGCACCCTCTGTCCTTCGCTGCCTGCGTGGGCAGTGAGGAGATCGTGCGTCTGCTCATCGAACACGGAGCCAACATCCGGGCCCAGGATGCCCTGG GAAACACAGTGTTGCACATCCTCGTCTTCCAGCCCAACAAGACCTCCGCCTGCCAGATGTACAACCTGCTGCTGTCCTACGACGGGTGCGGAGGCCGCCTGCAGCCCCTGGACCTCGTGCCCAACCACCAGGGCCTCACCCCCTTCAAGCTAGCGGGAGTGGAGGGCAACACTGTG ATGTTCCACCACCTGATGCAGAAGTGGAAGCACAGCCAGGGGACATTTGGGTTGACGACCTACACCCTCTATGACCTCACGGAGATTGATTCCTCCGGAGATGAGCCATCGCTGCTGGAACTTATTGTCACCACCAAGAAGCGGGAG GCTCGCCAGATCCTGGACCAAACGCCGGTGAAGGAGCTGGTGAGCCTCAAGTGGAAGAGATACGGGCGGCCCTACTTCTGCCTGCTGGGTGCCTTGTACGTGCTCTACATCATCTGCTTCACCATGTGCTGCGTCTACCGCCCCCTGAAGCCCAGGACCGACAACCGCACCCAGCCCCGGGACAACACCCTCCTGCAGCAAAAACTACTTCAG GAAGCCTACACGACCCGCCAGGACGCCATCCGACTGGTGGGGGAACTGGTGACTGTCATCGGGGCCGTGATCATCTTGATCGTGGAG ATTCCAGACATCTTCAGGGTGGGGTTCACGCGCTTCTTCGGACACACCATCCTCGGGGGGCCATTCCATGTCCTCAT CATCACCTATGCGTGCATGGTGCTGGTCACCATGGTGATGAGGCTCACCAACACCAGCGGGGAGGTGGTGCCCATGTCCTTCGCCCTGGTGCTGGGCTGGTGCAACGTCATGTACTTCGCCCGAGGATTCCAGATGCTGGGCCCCTTCACCATCATGATCCAGAAG ATGATTTTTGGTGACTTGATGCGATTCTGCTGGCTGATGGCTGTGGTCATCCTGGGCTTTACCTCAG CCTTCTATATCATCTTCCAGACAGAGAACCCCGACGAGCTGGGCCACTTCTACAATTACCCCATGGCACTGTTCAGCACCTTTGAGATGTTCCTCACCATCATCGACGGCCCTGCCAACTACGACGTGGACCTGCCCTTCATGTACAGCATCACCTATGCTGCCTTTGCCATCATCGCCACCCTGCTCATGCTCAACCTCCTCATCGCCATGATGGGCGACACTCACTGGCGGGTGGCTCATGAGCGGGATGAGCTCTGGAGGGCTCAG GTTGTGGCCACCACGGTGATGCTGGAGCGGAAGTTGCCTCGCTGCCTGTGGCCTCGCTCTGGGATCTTTGGGGGAGATTACGGGCTGGGGGACCGCTGGTTCCTGAG GGTGGAAGACAGGCAGGACCTCAACCAGCAGCGAGCCCGGCGCTATGCACGGGCCTTCCACAACCAGGGCTCCTACAACTTGGACAAGGAATCAGAAAAACTGCAGTCGCGCCGCCCCTCTGGCCCcatcctgtccctccccaccccctcagtgtCTCGGAGCACCTCCCAGAGCAGCACCAACTGGGAGAAACTTCGGCAAGGGGCCCTGAAGACAGAATTGAGGGGCGTGGTCAACAGGGGTCTGGAAGAGGAGAGCTGGGAATATCAGATCTGA